The DNA window AGTAATATCCCAAAAAAGCAGAGCTTTGAATCAATGGCTACGTCAGTCAGTTCAATGGCTAATACTATTGATGACAAACAAAGGTTTGCCAAGTCATGGAATTCGACAAATAGGAAGCGGAAATCGATGAGTAATATCAGTTCCCTTACAGGCAATTCAGATTCTAACCCTGTAGAAAGATCACAAGGTTTCAGAGGAACCAGTACCGCTACTGTTATAAATACCAGTGTCCAAGAAACACGCGATGCTGATACTAACATTCAGAGAATCTCATATTCCAATACTAAAAACGATGCCGTAAGCAGTATACGTTCTAGAAGAAAGTCAATGGTACTGGAAAATTCTAAACACCCTATTGAAGATGCTCTTTATGAGATGGAGAAGTTACAGGGTGGCATTAGTCACGACACAACCGTTGGAAGGGTCAAAGATAATGGTGTAGTGGTTACTCTGCCTATTGTTTCTAAAGGAGGTGACAAAGTTATACATTATGCGAAAGCCCTCTATCCTCTTCTTGACAATGACGCTCCTACATTAGCCCACTTTGACAAAAATGATTATATCTTGATTACAGAGGTAATCAATGATGATTGGTATAGAGGAGAGGTGTATGGTAATGATATGATCAGTCCTGAATACAGAGATGGTTTAATACCTTACAATTTCATACATCTTCTTGACTGAGAGTGATATAATTACAACCGTGTCGTAAGACATACATGCATTAATGGACATTGCATATATAAGTATATTCTTTATGTATGCAGAATTGTAATATTTTCGTATTTAATAATTTCGAAAAGGTGTAACTAAGATAACAATGAGATAGTcttgaatttcaagaaaggCTGCTCTTTTAAGGGTTATTAGCGATTTGTTCAATGACCGCAGTCATTCACACCATTATAAATGTTGATTAATACAGCTACACTAAGTGAAGCCAttctaaaagaaaattattaaatacGTCATAGATCGTATCAATATTGGCGTGTACTTCTAGCCGCAAGAAGTATATGACAACAAAGGCCTAAGGACGAACACTCATTCAATTCTACTATAGTTGATCTGTTATTAAAAACTTTCTATATAGATAAAACGCCAGATGCTGGCTTTTAGATATTTACTAGTCATAACTTACCGTACCTTAATTTTAAGtacaaaaattattctCGTCCAGTAGTTTGTGGCACAACGGGCTGGCAGTCGCAAAGGTGCATATATTGTTGGTAAGttatatttgaatcagTGCATCTGCTTACTACTGAGGGCATTGGGCCACACATTTAGAAATAGCTTCAAAATTCTTGTACAGACTGTAGCAAGCTGGGCTATAGCCTATATGATTCCAAGTCAAATCACTGCCATATTTGGGTGACGAATAATACCGCTAGTTGCATCTTGGACTTCAAGAATCATAAGTAGTGATGATCGACAGTTTCAATGCGGTAAATGAAGTAATATGTTTCCTTTCAACATGCTTTTCTTATTTCTAAATGGCTCTTCTTttagtgaaaaaaaatagaaataatGCGGTCAGGCTTAATAAgatttttaataaatataaGGATTATCGAGCTTGTGAATCCAATATCTGGGATTACTGTGACTTGTATTTTATGTCTGGTTTTTCACCATACCACAGATTCGATGAAACGATATACAAAGTTGGTACTCCTCACAATATCGTGGTTACCGGTAGCGATGACAACAGCAGAACTAGTCAATATATCGAAAATAAATGGGAAATCAATGAGACCAACTCTTAATCCGAGCGATAAAGATACAGATTGGGTTATCCTGAAATTGTTCAGGCCCGCAAAGAATCTTCAACGAAACGATATAATACTATTCAAATCACCATTTGAcccaaaaatattattttgtaaacGTGTAAAAGGTTTAGACAAGGATTTAATTAGATTGGAGCATGAGAATATAAGAGTACCGCGAGGTCATATCTGGGTCGAGGGGGATAATGTTCATTCAGTTGATAGCAGGACATTCGGGCCGATCTCGAAAGGGCTAATCCTAGGGAAAGTCAAGTGTATTGTATGGCCGCCAAGGAGGTGGGGCActgatttgaataaatggGCAGGAAGAGACGCAATGGTTAATGAGGATGATAAAATGCATTTTATAGATAGTGAATGattaaatatatagatgccatgataattttatatatgcAAAGAAAGGTTAATGAAAGTGGTTTGATAGTTCACGAGAAAGTTTATCAAACTTCATTCAATCACCACCGGTTAGGAACATCAATTTCTTACCtcttttttcatcattgtCCAAGAATGAGAgttctttttcatcaatcTCGTCGAAACTAAAGTATTGATTGTCGCTTGCTAGAGAATCCATAAGTAACGTCTTGCTAACACTGAAACGACTGGTACTGCTGTTTGTACTTATTGGGGAAATGTTATCATCACTGGAGATGTCACTGCTATTACTTGAATTAGAGCAAAATTCGAAGGATAATTTTGGTGGTTGTTCTGGTTTAAAATCgttgaatatttttgaagagtTTGTCCTTGATATTACACGTTTCGAATCCTTCCTGAATTTTGTTAGTTCAATTTCGAGAATCTtgcaattttcttttgaattcatctCAACATAATTATTTGGATAGCATAACTCTGGGAAACGGGCGTAAAAGTCTTTGTAACCTCCATTTACGATAACTATATCTGGATAGAAAAGGTTTGGATAATTATCGTAGTGAAGCATTCTATCACAATTTCTTAAATGCGATGCAAGTATGGGTCCTCTATGGGAACTGAATTCACAATGGAATATGAGCAATGTGTTACTTTTCCTCTCCAACTCAagcaaatttttttcaatatctttttgagttgataaatttattgcATTTTTTATATGTCCACCTTTAAATTCATATTCGAATCTGCAATCGATGATCTTGTACGATTTGAAATGAGGTTTATGTAGATCATTACAAATGATATCTTTTAATATGTCAGGGGTGATTCTTGGGAACATAATGTTAGAGTTTGGTTCAATGTAGGTGATTTTACTTTGTGATAGTACGGAAACGTTCTGCTCATGAATTTGTGAATATATAGAATTGATCTGCTTGATCGTTGTTGGATGGTTTATCTTCTTGGgttctttcttcttaaaCGAGTCTGAACGTTGTAATGATAGACTACTCTTTCGAGAACACGATTTTCTTCGAGTGGCTGGGCAGTACATTGAAGATTGTAAGACGTTGGTAGAATCTATTTGTAATATCACTTCTTGGTCAATTGACTCTCTTTTCGAGAATAGTGACTGGACGTTCTTAAAGAACTTTGAACCTGTATTACCGCTCATTAAATCGTCCCTCTCATTCATTATGGAACTTCTCCACTTGCTCGAAATGGATCCTCCTCATAAGTAAGAgtctatttcttttttttttttaccttCTTTGGTCTAATTTTCATGCGCTTGTTTCATACAAATGTAAACAAAAAACAAACGTCTCTGCTATAAAATGGTACACTATTATTTACTTTTACCTGTAGTTTCTAtaaaatgtatataaaCAGACACATAAAGgaaatgtatatatatagatttACATATACATTGAAGATTGTTAAATATTGTAGAAAATGTCTCATAACTCGCCGTGCTTTTTATGGGTTTTCAAGTGTTGCGAAAGGTTATCACTTCTACTAAATTTCTTGTCACAAATAGTACAAGCGAACGGCCTTTCGGTAGAATGCACGGATCTGATATGTCTCTTTAAATGTTCACTTCTTCTAAATGCTTTGTAACAGGTGTCACATTTGAAAggtttttcattttcatctattGGGTCAATggattttttccttctaTGCTCATTTAATTGAAACGTGTTGGTAGATTTTCTCCTTGTCTTTTTAATTTGTTGTGGTGATTGCAAGGGTTGTTGCTTCAGtatatttgtattatttgataaggACATTggtattgattttttcaaagagaacatattattactatttgaATCTGGGTTTTCCATCCCGGTAGTGGCAATCTTAGCCATTGTTGAGGCTTTGCTCGAGAGTAGCATGGAAGGCcttatgaaattttggtTTGGGGATGGCGCTGTATTGCTATTAGTGGAAGGAATAGTGGTATGAGTGGAGCTTGAAATTGTAGTTGTCGGGAAGTTTAAACTGCTGTTATTGTTTGAATCCTCATCATCCGAAAGAATGACATTTTCCCATGTGACGTTTTTATGGAAGAATTCAGAGTTTCCTAGTGCAGGCAAAGAGGCACGATTTTTTCTAATGCTATAATTTCTTTCCTGTCTTGGAGACTGTGGAGGTACTATGGCATCGGATTGATTAGTGGAGAAAGGATTTGTGAAATCTATGTTATATTCACTAAGAACTTTTGttaattcattatctaTCTTGAATGCACTTTTTTctatcttttcattttctattgtaaatttatctttttcatttaagTTCCAAAAATCCACTGAATTGGAAATTGAGTTTCTTGCATATGATGATGCCGTTGGTAATCTATTGctatttgatattatttcaCTAGCTCTTCTATAATTTGGatcgaaaatttcattgtctgtcaataaattatctattAATGAAGATGTATGTCTCTTGTAATTTGCAGTATCATCCAGAAAAAGACTAGGATCAATAATAGTTGGATTTATAAACTCAGTAGAATTATTATCTAAAGTCTTTGGTGATTCTAATCCGAATAAAAAGTCGTTTAACGTTGTTGGGCTTGTAAGAGAGTCATAgtttaaattttctgtaGGAAGCAATTGATTTTTCGCTCTTGAGTTACTGTCAGTGGAATCCTGAAACAACTCAAAACTGTTACTTGTTGTAGTTGCTGGAGTAGATATGGCTCTTTCATTTGGAGAATCATTGGTTGAAAGAGGAAATTGTAAAGTGTTATTTTCTTCCGTAGTCGTCAtgatataataataatagtagtaGTATTATTACTACAGTAATGTATCACTCTCGTTGTATGTTTAATTAAGTTCCTTGTTgtttgaatattttattttattttttgaaaaagcaaGTACAATGGAATTATTTATACTGTCTTGTAGCTAGGTTTTCTTtccaacaaaaaaaatgacgTTTTCTCGAGGTAACTCTGctttattttatttgttttCCAATAAAACCGCTTATTTTAGTTGAAGAACGTCTGATATTATGTGTACACACCGGTATTAAAGTTGTTGAATTGTTGGTACCCATaatatataagaaaattgtatatatcTCTCTATAATCAGACAATCTGCAGAAACAAAAAGGAAGCACGGTTCGATTTTCGCAAGACCAGCTGAGTgagaatttattttcatttgactCTCACGCATTCCCAATCGGGAAATTTGTACGGCAACGACCCCCCGCATGTGGAAACTCTTCCTGAATACGGAAGTTTAACGCCGAGTTCAGCTATAATTTCTCGGATTGGgcaaataaaagaaaagcaGAAGCGAGAAATGTCCGATGCGGTGGCTGGGTTGTCCGAGCACGCAGCTTTTTTTACGTCAGTCGGTTGTTTCGTGCACGTGACCTATCTGGATTGCGAGACAAAACCATTTGCATGTTTGAGAGCAGTTTGTCATGATAGCCAGAATGGACCACTTACCACTGTATAGTAAGCAGTGCAGACGTGGATGTTCCGTCCGTGTGTGCTCGTATGCGTTATCAGTGTTTTCCCGCGGAAAATTGTGCGTAGCAACGGCCAGCGAGGCCGTACACTGGGTTACCTATAAGTATAGAATATTCGTATATTTCCTGGCCCAAGCCTTTACGTTGTCGTTTGGAAATATGATTGTTATTATAGTTTATAATATGCGTATATACAATCACTCTTCTTCACTACTCTCATCCAGCAATTtgttcatttcttcttcaaaactCTTGGATTCTTCATCGTCACTGGATTCCATATCCTTCTGTGTGATTTCCTCTTCTTGTACCGCAACAGGCTCTGATTCTGTTTTAACTTCCTGTTTTCTGGCTCCTGGAATAACTAAGGTGGCATTCGCTTCTCTCTTCGCATTTGCTGCATTTTCTTCATGCGGCAATAGCGTTGGAGGTGCAATCTTTTGCTTCTTAGTTCTTCCATCGTCATTGTCTCCCTCTAATTCGTGACTCTCTGTGTCTTCTTCTCCATCAGATTGTATTCTCACTGTCTTGGTCCTTGGTCTTTTCGAACCAAACCTCCTCAATgcttcatcaatatttaaCCTATgttttaataattcatcatatAAATCCTCCGTCAATGAAATCCCTTTCTTACCAGGCTTCATTTCCCCAGTAGATTGATCCATATAGTATTCTCTAATATCgatcaaatttatatttctaAATTGTCTAACTGTAACTCTCTTATTCTTACCAAGATCAAAAATTACATCAGAGGATGGTAACCCATGGGGACTAAGTGAACTTGCTTCATTTCCACCTTCATAATTGCCTCCCCTCTTTCTGTTCTTGTATCGATTGTAATATGACATTGATTTCTCTTATTATACTGCGATTGTTCACCTCATTTATATGGATCAAAATCAacttaattttaaatttttctcttttaaacttttttttctttctctcgTTCTCACcttttaatttatatacTATATGCAACGATTTAGCGATGTAAGAGTGAGAAGAAAAAACGTTGGATCTCGagataatatttatttcatttatatatctGTAAATTCTGGATGGGCTATACCAGAATCCCACGTCTCGTTAAAATGATCTTGTAATATCTCTTGCTGAATATGTCTCACTATTCTTTCATCCTCGTTGTTCAACTCATCGCCTTTGATGAGTAGcatattttctaatataCGTTCTAATTCCTCCACTTTACTCACTCCAATTACAGTGGGACCCTTATTGATCCAGTTCGTAAATGCATACCGAATGGCGAGATCTGACAATCTTATACCTTCTTGATCACGACAATATTCCACCACTTTCTCAATCGCTTGGCGTAATTCAGACGAGCATGGATGGAATGATctagtttcttcttctctcaACAGCGACATGCTTAGTATTGAAGCATTGGAAATCATCCGGATTCCACAATCATTTTTAAACCGATGATAATACATATCCAACgtattattttgtaaattcaTATTACAATATGATAATACACAATCTAGTGGTCCGATATCTCTTGATTCCTTACAATATTTCGACACTTCGTAAAGAAATTTGACGGGATATCCAGAAATTCCAACCCTCTTGATAAAtccttcttttttcaaaatcatcaactCTTTAATAGCACCTGTAATATCGTTTAAAGTTTGGAATTCAACATCATGGAGGTAAACCAAATCAAGATACTTTTCAGTCTCATCTGGACACCATCCCAGTAATCGTTCAATCGATCTTTTGACACTAAATCGGATATGTTCGGGACTATAATTAAACTCATTCTCTGTAATTCTTCCAGCTTTAGTGCATATCTGAAATGTACTTCTTCTAGGTTTAATCTTAGCAAGAGCTTCTCCAACTAATATTTCACTTGGTCCATAATATGGGGACGTATCAATTACATTAATCCCATCACCAAAAGCTTTCTTCATGATTTCTACCACGGGTAAACTCTCCGGTACATCATTATACTGTGTATTGAACGTTGCACATCCTAATATTATCTTGCAATCTTCCATTTTGATTTCCTATGCGTATTCTATTTCTCTATAGCCTTCACGTTTAAGTTTATATACTATTCCAAATTCTTCTTATATGGGTTAAATGTGTCTCTCCCCCTGGGTTCATCTTAAATcgagaaaagaaatggtTATATAGTATTGTGTTTGTGTCAATTTACCACATTCTAACTCTCACAAGTATTGATTCAAGGGATGGCTATAtcatatatttataaataaTTCTAGGCATCATTGGGAGAGCAGACCTAGATATATTACAATGTGCGGAAAATAGACGCTATAAAGTCAAACGTCAGCTGATACAAGTTGAGTCAAAGCCATAAGTTGTCACACTACGataaatgattttaataTCCGATTTCCAATAACGATGATACATTCTTCACCCTTTTAATGGATATTCATGACAGTCGCGGCGTCTTGCGTCGCGGTGTTTCTCCAAGAATACCGTTTATTCGTGCCGGTCATCATAATGACTTTCAATCGCATAAAGGAGATGACTTGCATTGCTCCCGTGCCGGAAGTATGGTTTGGCTCTGAGAATGGGATAGACTCGTTGTTTGTATTTCTTCTGAATGATGCCATTTGATGTAGGGCTTTCGAGAAGAGTGAGAAGCGCAACATGGTACGTCTGAACAACTTGTCTAATGTAAATTCCCTTCGAAGTGCATTTCTAGAAGTAATATTGTTTTAGAATTTGTTAGCACTGGGCTTGCTTCAGTGTCTGCCATTTTCTTATGCTTATAAAAAgtgttatatatatcagCCTGATAACATAAAGTTTTTAATCGGCCATCCAGAGCATTGTAATGGCTTCTCTAAGAGACTTGTTCACATAAATGGGAAGACAAAAGATATAGTGGCTTTATGAAAACAATACGGTAATTTCTATGTTACTAAATGGTATATATTGTAGGTATAACTGTAAGAAAGGCCCATATAAGGGTTCAGATGCTATCAATACCCACATTTACGATGCAATATTACTTCAAAAGCTACATAAGAATATGGCGAATAAAACATGTCAAATCACAAAACAATCTCTAATACTGAAAGACAGTGCATGGAAAATTATGAAGGCACGGGCAGATCATCAATGTTGCCTTATTGTTGAGATTGTGCTTACTATTACATATAAGTTCATAAGATATTGGTTGATTTCGACATTTATTGTGCAGCCAATGACCCAGATCCCCAGCTTGAAAAATAACGGATTCTACTCATGTGAATTTACACTTTTAAGTTCATTTCAGTGGAGTACTTCTCAATACTGCCGAGCCCAATTGTTCATGATTATTAGAGAAGTTTCTTCAACTCTGCAACTGAAACATTCAGTTTCCAATTTAGCAACAAACGATCTTGTTAAATATTACCGTACTTTAGATTAAAGACCCTTGGTCTTAGATTGCCAGATAAAGTTCTCCTACCTACGTAACAACTTTGGCAGGTACTCACATACTGttgatcaaactttcaTAATATTATGGAAAACTGTAACTAATAGATCATTTGCAAATGATCTTATTTTGACTAGAATATATTGCTAATTGTCTTCTCAAATTGTCCGATAGTTCGTATCCAGTGTCTTAACAACGAATTAGTTACTTGTACAGTTCTGCGAGATATGTAACGAAAAAAACGTATATTATATGTTAGTACCAGCAAtagtaaatttttaaattagGGTACCTTTATTTTACATCTATATGTAGCAATTATGGTATGTTATGTTTCTCATAATTTGGGAAGCTGTTGCATTGTGGCCGTTGGAATTCAGAACTGCAAGACTTCGCTGgctttatttttattaaattaatAGTAGAATTAGCGGTTCTATAGTGTAGTGGTCATCACTGTCGGTTTTGATCCGACCAACCCCGGTTCGAATCCGGGTAGGACCtcttttgtattttttttacttaatttttctttttttcaaattaaaaataaaaaattcttAATTTGTAAGCTGCAGCAATTGCGAGTGAAATTGTAAAATAGCGCATCCACAGCTTAAAGTATAAGTACTGTAAGAATAAACATTACTCAAGTTaattatcattgaatttcatttgtgAATATTGTTATAAGCATAGATcaggcaaaaaaaatggcaGTTATCGAAGTTGAAAGTCAAGACGAATTCACACTATTGACGACCAAAGAGTCTGGTGAGCATTTAATAACACTTTACTTCCACACAAGTTGGGCGGAACCATGTAGGCAAATGaatgaaatatataaagcTGTCAGTGAGGAGCCTTCAAATAAAGATATAGTTTTCCTTTCCATTGATGCCGACTCAAATGCAGAAATTTCTGAGTTATTTGATGTCAATGCTGTTCCATATTTTGTGTTAATTCAAAATGGTAGTATCTTAAAAGAGCAATCTGGTGCTGATCCTAAAGATTTTATCAACACCTTAGAAGAGTgtaagaaatttatttcGAATCAGCAAGCTAAAGATGAGGACGGTTtagaagaggaagatgagGAGGCAGAGaccgaagaagaaatagcTGACAGATTGTCAAAACTTGTCAAGGCTGCGCCAGTCATGCTATTCATGAAAGGTAACCCATCAGAACCAAAATGTGGGTTTTCTAGACAGATTGTAGGTATATTAAGAGAACATCAAGTTAGATTTGGATTTTTCGATATTTTGAAGGATGACGCTATTAGACAAAgtatgaagaaattttccGATTGGCCTACTTTCCCTCAGCTATATATAAATGGTGAATTCCAAGGTGGTTTGGATATCATTAAAGAATCGTTGGAGGAAGATCCTGAATTTTTCCAACATGCGCTTCAAGCGTAGATCCATTAAGATATTTTTGTATTGCATATATCTTAGACACTATCTATTAAAGCTTTGATATAATTGTATAACtaggaaaatgaaatgcCCTTTTTCTGTGTTGCCTTGATTAATCATTTTTGTTTCCCTTCgtaattcattatttgaacgAATTTAGCTTAGAAACGAATGACCTCTAAGTACTAAACtataaaatatcttcaaacCTCAGACGACATaagatatttcttttttacGATATGGCTGTTTTGCTAATCGCTGAAGTTCTTGTAATTTATATAAGATTGAGGGAGCACATATCGATCAAATCAGAAATGCAGGTAAACGGCTtccaattcaaaaataaaacgtCCAATCTTTTCAACATAGGAATCTTGCTAtgctatatatatttctaTATACGTTGTCTGATGGTTTGTTAAAGCATTTTGAATGGgcaattcttctaaatctCGTAGAGGTATTATCAAATAAGCTAATCGATTGTTCTCTTTAAGCCTGTCGGTCTTTTTTCCGATGAGATGCTAAAATGAGTGAACGCGTCATATGAAATAGAAACGCGTCAATTAGAAAGAATGCAATTTTgattgtaaatatttttcttcttactATTTTATACATTATCActattgataaatttcgACAGCCTTTGTTCTGCATAGTTCTAATACTTCCGCATCTCAAGACATTAGGGGCTTGCGTTTAGTAGAGGCTGAAGATACATTTTACATTCATTTACTGCCCAGGTAACTTGAATAACCCTTTTTTAATCATGGCCCCATCAACTCCAAAAACTTCAAGAATCTTGAAGGCTAAAGACGGCAACACTTCATcacagaagaagatgaaacaGTCAAGCTTATTGtccttcttttccaaaCAGGGTACAACCGCTGCTACTCCAACCAAGAAAGCAGTATCAAAAATCAAAGGTGAAAAAGCATCCTCCCAACCGATTCAGTCTCAATCACCTAGTGTACTTTCAAATACTACTGCAGTATCAGATAGTAAAAATACTTCTGACACATCTTTTGTTAGTAACGACAAAAATCCTGTTCCTGACATTAATACTTTAAATGCACGTAAAAACTCCATCCATGGAAACACAGACTCCAGTATAGGCGATATTTCTACATCCACTGTCGGCAATACCTCAAAACGAAATAAGAGAAATGTCAGTTATGCTGAAGAcagtgatgatgacgatgaacTGCTAAACGATCTGTCTTTTCGTAAAAGCAAAAGAGCTAAAAGATTGCAAGATGACgaggatgatgaagacgaaTATATTCCAAATAAGGACGAGAAAAATGAGGCGGACGATGATTTCATTAACGATGATTTAGACAGTGATGATGACTTGATGCAATTTGCAGCAACAAGCGAAAGAAAACCAAAATTAAAAACATTTACACCCCCACctgcaaagaaaaaatactCACCGCCAAAGCCtcaaataaaatcaaaacaaaataaatttacAAAACAAAATGAGGAGAGGTATCAATGGTTAGTTAATGAAACGGATGCGCAAGGCCGTCCACCAACTGATCCAGAATATGACCCAAGAACTTTGCACATTCCCTCTTCAGCATGGAACAAGTTCACGCCATTTGAAAGACAATATTGGGAAATAAAGTCTAAAATGTGGGATTGTGTTGTCTTCTTTAAGAAGGGTAAGTTCTTTGAATTATATGAGAAGGATGCGTTATTGGGTAACTCCTTATTTGATCTTAAATTAGCAGGTAATGGTAGAGCTAATATGCAGCTAGCGGGTATCCCAGAAATGTCCTTTGAATATTGGGCTTCTCAGTTTATTCAACATGGTTACAAAGTCGCGAAAGTTGACCAAAGGGAATCTATGCTAGCCAAAGAAATGAGAGAAGGATCTAAAGGTATTGTTAAAAGAGAACTGGAATGCGTACTCACATCCGGTACTTTAACCGATGGAGATATGCTGCACTCCGATCTGGCGACTTATTGTCTTGCAGTTAGAGAAGAATCTGGCGATTTTtataattcttttgatgACTCTACTGTTAATCATCCTGATAAGATATTCGGtatttcatttattgataCTGCTACCGGTGAATTACAAATGTtggaatttgaagatgataatgaatGCTCAAAATTAGATACCATTATGTCACAGATAAGACCCAAAGAGATTATCATCGAAAAGAATAACTTGAGCAACTTagcaaataaaattgtaaaGTTTAATTCAGCTGCAAATGCAATTTTCAACAATGTAAAGCCAGATACTGAATTTTATAACTTTGATAGAACTTATGATGAGCTTATTTCAGATAACGCAAAATATTTCGAggattattcaaaatggcccaaaattttaaaagaatattacGAAGCAAAAAGGCGTGCTGGATTTAGTGCCTTTGGTGGTTTACTCTACTATTTAAAGTGGCTAAAATTGGATGGAAGCCTGATCTCTATGGGGAATATTAAGGAATATAACCCAATAAAATCTCAAAACTCATTAATCTTAGACGGTGTAACTTTGCAAAACCTTGAAATCTTTGGGAACTCTTGTGATGGTACAGAAAAGGGCACCCTatttaaattattgaatagAGCCATTACACCAATGGGTAAGAGAATGATGAGGACGTGGTTAATGCATCCCTTGCTACAAAAGAatgacattgaaaaaagattggATAgtgttgatattttgatgtCTGATGCAGAATTAAGAGATAAGTTAGAAGTTGCCTTTTCCAAACTGCCTGACCTGGAAAGAATGTTGGCAAGAATACATTCCAGTACAATCAAGGTAAAAGATTTTGTCAAAGTTATT is part of the Kazachstania africana CBS 2517 chromosome 1, complete genome genome and encodes:
- the IMP2 gene encoding endopeptidase catalytic subunit (similar to Saccharomyces cerevisiae IMP2 (YMR035W); ancestral locus Anc_2.595), yielding MKRYTKLVLLTISWLPVAMTTAELVNISKINGKSMRPTLNPSDKDTDWVILKLFRPAKNLQRNDIILFKSPFDPKILFCKRVKGLDKDLIRLEHENIRVPRGHIWVEGDNVHSVDSRTFGPISKGLILGKVKCIVWPPRRWGTDLNKWAGRDAMVNEDDKMHFIDSE
- the MIH1 gene encoding putative tyrosine protein phosphatase MIH1 (similar to Saccharomyces cerevisiae MIH1 (YMR036C); ancestral locus Anc_2.596) — translated: MNERDDLMSGNTGSKFFKNVQSLFSKRESIDQEVILQIDSTNVLQSSMYCPATRRKSCSRKSSLSLQRSDSFKKKEPKKINHPTTIKQINSIYSQIHEQNVSVLSQSKITYIEPNSNIMFPRITPDILKDIICNDLHKPHFKSYKIIDCRFEYEFKGGHIKNAINLSTQKDIEKNLLELERKSNTLLIFHCEFSSHRGPILASHLRNCDRMLHYDNYPNLFYPDIVIVNGGYKDFYARFPELCYPNNYVEMNSKENCKILEIELTKFRKDSKRVISRTNSSKIFNDFKPEQPPKLSFEFCSNSSNSSDISSDDNISPISTNSSTSRFSVSKTLLMDSLASDNQYFSFDEIDEKELSFLDNDEKRGKKLMFLTGGD
- the MSN2 gene encoding stress-responsive transcriptional activator MSN2 (similar to Saccharomyces cerevisiae MSN4 (YKL062W) and MSN2 (YMR037C); ancestral locus Anc_2.598), with protein sequence MTTTEENNTLQFPLSTNDSPNERAISTPATTTSNSFELFQDSTDSNSRAKNQLLPTENLNYDSLTSPTTLNDFLFGLESPKTLDNNSTEFINPTIIDPSLFLDDTANYKRHTSSLIDNLLTDNEIFDPNYRRASEIISNSNRLPTASSYARNSISNSVDFWNLNEKDKFTIENEKIEKSAFKIDNELTKVLSEYNIDFTNPFSTNQSDAIVPPQSPRQERNYSIRKNRASLPALGNSEFFHKNVTWENVILSDDEDSNNNSSLNFPTTTISSSTHTTIPSTNSNTAPSPNQNFIRPSMLLSSKASTMAKIATTGMENPDSNSNNMFSLKKSIPMSLSNNTNILKQQPLQSPQQIKKTRRKSTNTFQLNEHRRKKSIDPIDENEKPFKCDTCYKAFRRSEHLKRHIRSVHSTERPFACTICDKKFSRSDNLSQHLKTHKKHGEL
- the SUB1 gene encoding chromatin-binding transcription coactivator SUB1 (similar to Saccharomyces cerevisiae SUB1 (YMR039C); ancestral locus Anc_2.602) — encoded protein: MSYYNRYKNRKRGGNYEGGNEASSLSPHGLPSSDVIFDLGKNKRVTVRQFRNINLIDIREYYMDQSTGEMKPGKKGISLTEDLYDELLKHRLNIDEALRRFGSKRPRTKTVRIQSDGEEDTESHELEGDNDDGRTKKQKIAPPTLLPHEENAANAKREANATLVIPGARKQEVKTESEPVAVQEEEITQKDMESSDDEESKSFEEEMNKLLDESSEEE
- the ARA2 gene encoding D-arabinose 1-dehydrogenase (NAD(P)(+)) ARA2 (similar to Saccharomyces cerevisiae ARA2 (YMR041C); ancestral locus Anc_2.604), coding for MEDCKIILGCATFNTQYNDVPESLPVVEIMKKAFGDGINVIDTSPYYGPSEILVGEALAKIKPRRSTFQICTKAGRITENEFNYSPEHIRFSVKRSIERLLGWCPDETEKYLDLVYLHDVEFQTLNDITGAIKELMILKKEGFIKRVGISGYPVKFLYEVSKYCKESRDIGPLDCVLSYCNMNLQNNTLDMYYHRFKNDCGIRMISNASILSMSLLREEETRSFHPCSSELRQAIEKVVEYCRDQEGIRLSDLAIRYAFTNWINKGPTVIGVSKVEELERILENMLLIKGDELNNEDERIVRHIQQEILQDHFNETWDSGIAHPEFTDI
- the KAFR0A02350 gene encoding uncharacterized protein; this translates as MLLNGIYCRYNCKKGPYKGSDAINTHIYDAILLQKLHKNMANKTCQITKQSLILKDSAWKIMKARADHQCCLIVEIVLTITYKFIRYWLISTFIVQPMTQIPSLKNNGFYSCEFTLLSSFQWSTSQYCRAQLFMIIREVSSTLQLKHSVSNLATNDLVKYYRTLD